The following proteins are co-located in the Polymorphospora rubra genome:
- a CDS encoding M23 family metallopeptidase: MTTGRANGFPPRRRGMRVAHVLLALGALGAVLVVAALVVLLRPAGPRPHFQLPVACGEHWQLGTYPGHDDYDVDLFPMDGEVWGRPVLASYGGRVTVAGINGSLGGRTPEDPDGPRGRGGGYWVKIDHGGRWETQYLHLLEPPMVEVGQRVAQGEQIGLVGSTGNSGAPHLHYEQRRGWQKVETYFDGVPSGITHDDSEYTVTRTSNNCVAGRP, from the coding sequence GTGACGACCGGTCGAGCCAACGGATTTCCTCCCCGCCGACGCGGGATGCGGGTCGCCCACGTGCTTCTCGCGCTCGGTGCGCTCGGCGCCGTCCTCGTCGTCGCCGCACTCGTCGTGCTGCTGCGTCCGGCGGGCCCACGGCCGCACTTTCAACTTCCGGTCGCCTGCGGAGAGCACTGGCAACTCGGCACCTATCCTGGCCACGACGACTACGACGTCGACCTCTTCCCGATGGACGGGGAGGTGTGGGGGCGTCCGGTGCTCGCGTCGTACGGGGGACGGGTCACCGTGGCGGGCATCAACGGATCCCTGGGCGGACGTACGCCGGAGGACCCGGACGGTCCGCGCGGGCGGGGCGGCGGTTACTGGGTGAAGATCGACCACGGCGGCCGGTGGGAGACGCAGTACCTCCATCTGCTCGAGCCGCCGATGGTGGAGGTCGGCCAGCGGGTCGCCCAGGGTGAGCAGATCGGGCTGGTCGGCAGCACCGGCAACTCCGGCGCGCCGCACCTGCACTACGAGCAGCGCCGGGGCTGGCAGAAGGTCGAGACGTACTTCGACGGCGTGCCGTCCGGCATCACCCACGACGACAGCGAGTACACGGTCACCCGGACGAGCAACAACTGCGTCGCGGGTCGGCCGTAG
- a CDS encoding NADPH-dependent F420 reductase produces the protein MTTIGLIGSGYIGSTVARLAVAAGHDVVLSNSRGPETLRDLVDELGPKARAGTSADAAEAGDIVVVTVPLKAYRDVPAGPLTGKVVIDTNNYYPERDGRIAELEDGSTTTGELLQRHLGDARVVKGFNNIFFAHLASLGRPTGTADRTALPIAGDDPAAKQAVVEFLDSIGYDAVDIGPLAENWRTQRDTPVYVTPYGAFEDPKGTPADARTIRDAVAAATAS, from the coding sequence ATGACGACGATCGGACTCATCGGCAGTGGATACATCGGCAGCACGGTGGCACGACTGGCGGTCGCCGCCGGCCACGACGTGGTGTTGAGCAACTCGCGCGGCCCCGAGACGCTACGGGACCTGGTCGACGAACTCGGCCCGAAGGCTCGCGCCGGCACTTCCGCCGACGCGGCCGAGGCCGGCGACATCGTGGTCGTCACCGTGCCCCTGAAGGCCTACCGCGACGTCCCGGCCGGGCCACTCACCGGCAAGGTGGTGATCGACACCAACAACTACTACCCGGAGCGCGACGGCCGGATCGCCGAACTCGAGGACGGCTCCACCACCACCGGGGAACTGCTGCAGCGGCACCTCGGCGACGCCCGGGTGGTGAAGGGCTTCAACAACATCTTCTTCGCGCACCTGGCGTCACTGGGTCGCCCGACGGGCACGGCGGACCGCACCGCGTTGCCGATCGCCGGCGACGACCCGGCCGCGAAGCAGGCGGTCGTCGAGTTCCTCGACAGCATCGGCTACGACGCCGTCGACATCGGCCCTCTCGCCGAGAACTGGCGCACCCAGCGGGACACCCCCGTCTACGTCACCCCGTACGGCGCCTTCGAGGACCCGAAGGGCACTCCCGCGGACGCCCGGACCATCCGGGACGCGGTAGCGGCGGCCACGGCCTCCTGA
- the araB gene encoding ribulokinase has translation MSDVDGPGDRYVVGVDYGTLSGRALVVRVSDGAELGTAVYEYARGVMETALPDGGRSLPPDWALQDPADYVGVLRYAVPAALADAGVDPSRVIGIATDFTACTVLPTLADGTPLCEVPDLRDRPHSWVKLWKHHAAQAHADRINALAHERAEPWINRYGGKISAEWQFAKGLQILDEDPEVYHRAERFVEAADWIVWQLCGTETRNICTAGYKGIRQDGRYPSAEYLAALDPGFVDFVGKLDGPLMAMGERAGSLTARAASWTGLPEGIAVAVGNVDAHVTAASAQALEPGHLVAIMGTSTCHVVNGATLGEVPGMCGVVEGGLSPGMWGYEAGQSGVGDIFGWFVEHAAPAGVASHERLSELAAAQPVGAHGLVALDWWNGNRSLLVNHDLSGLIVGMTLATRPQDVYRALLESTAYGTRMIIEAFADAGVPVRELVMAGGLTANPLLMQIYADVTDRPLSIIGSAQGPALGSAIHAAVAAGAYPDVYAASKAMGRVHRNVYRPQADHVRAYDALYAEYRLLHDHFGRGANDVMSRLRAIRNAAANGAAPATIPSEVAA, from the coding sequence ATGAGCGATGTGGACGGGCCGGGCGACCGGTATGTGGTCGGTGTCGACTACGGCACCCTGTCGGGGCGCGCGCTGGTGGTCCGGGTCAGCGACGGTGCCGAGCTGGGCACCGCCGTGTACGAGTACGCCCGGGGGGTCATGGAGACCGCCCTTCCGGACGGGGGACGGTCCCTGCCGCCGGACTGGGCGTTGCAGGACCCGGCGGACTACGTCGGCGTGCTGCGGTACGCCGTACCCGCCGCCCTGGCCGACGCCGGGGTGGATCCGTCCCGGGTCATCGGCATCGCCACCGACTTCACCGCCTGCACGGTGCTGCCGACGCTCGCCGACGGCACTCCGCTGTGCGAGGTTCCCGACCTGCGCGACCGGCCGCACTCCTGGGTCAAGCTGTGGAAGCACCATGCCGCGCAGGCGCACGCCGACCGGATCAACGCGCTGGCCCACGAGCGCGCCGAGCCCTGGATCAACCGGTACGGCGGCAAGATCTCGGCCGAGTGGCAGTTCGCCAAGGGGCTCCAGATCCTCGACGAGGACCCGGAGGTCTACCACCGCGCCGAGCGCTTCGTCGAAGCCGCCGACTGGATCGTGTGGCAGCTCTGCGGCACCGAGACCCGCAACATCTGCACGGCCGGTTACAAGGGCATCCGGCAGGACGGCCGGTATCCGTCGGCCGAATACCTGGCGGCGCTCGACCCCGGCTTCGTCGACTTCGTCGGCAAGCTCGACGGTCCGCTGATGGCGATGGGGGAGCGGGCCGGCTCGCTGACCGCGCGGGCCGCGTCGTGGACCGGGCTGCCGGAGGGGATCGCGGTGGCCGTCGGCAACGTCGACGCCCACGTCACCGCGGCCTCCGCCCAGGCGCTGGAGCCGGGACACCTGGTCGCGATCATGGGCACGTCGACCTGTCACGTGGTCAACGGCGCCACCCTCGGCGAGGTGCCCGGCATGTGCGGCGTCGTCGAGGGCGGGCTGAGCCCCGGAATGTGGGGCTACGAGGCCGGGCAGAGCGGTGTCGGGGACATCTTCGGCTGGTTCGTCGAGCACGCCGCGCCCGCCGGGGTCGCCTCCCACGAGCGGTTGTCGGAACTCGCGGCGGCCCAGCCGGTCGGTGCCCACGGCCTGGTCGCCCTCGACTGGTGGAACGGCAACCGCTCCCTGCTGGTCAACCACGACCTCAGCGGCCTCATCGTGGGGATGACGCTGGCCACCCGGCCCCAGGACGTCTACCGGGCGCTGCTGGAGTCGACGGCGTACGGGACCCGCATGATCATCGAGGCGTTCGCCGACGCCGGGGTGCCGGTGCGGGAACTGGTGATGGCCGGCGGCCTGACCGCCAACCCGCTGCTGATGCAGATCTACGCCGACGTCACCGACCGGCCGTTGAGCATCATCGGCTCGGCCCAGGGCCCCGCGCTCGGCTCGGCGATCCACGCCGCCGTGGCCGCCGGCGCCTACCCGGACGTCTACGCCGCGTCGAAGGCGATGGGCCGGGTGCACCGCAACGTCTACCGGCCACAGGCCGACCACGTGCGGGCGTACGACGCCCTCTACGCCGAGTACCGCCTGCTGCACGACCACTTCGGGCGTGGGGCCAACGACGTCATGTCCCGCCTGCGGGCGATCCGTAACGCCGCCGCCAACGGGGCGGCACCGGCCACGATCCCGTCGGAGGTGGCGGCATGA
- a CDS encoding L-ribulose-5-phosphate 4-epimerase has protein sequence MSGQSGQQIARLRETVARLHGELTRYGLVAWTAGNVSARVPGRDLMVIKPSGVDYDDLCADNMVVCDLDGTVVEGDHSPSSDTAAHAYVYRAMPEVGGVVHTHSTYATAWAARGEAIACHLTAQADEFGGEIPIGPFALIGGDDIGKGIVSTLTGHRSPAVLMRNHGVFTIGRDARSAVKAAVMCEDVARTAHLARALGQPLPIDPADIDALYDRYQNVYGQRAASPTTT, from the coding sequence ATGAGCGGCCAGTCAGGACAACAGATCGCCCGGCTGCGCGAGACGGTCGCCAGGCTGCACGGCGAACTCACCCGGTACGGACTGGTCGCGTGGACCGCCGGCAACGTCTCGGCCCGGGTACCCGGACGGGACCTCATGGTCATCAAGCCGAGCGGCGTCGACTACGACGACCTCTGCGCCGACAACATGGTCGTCTGCGACCTGGACGGGACCGTCGTCGAGGGCGACCATTCCCCGTCCAGCGACACCGCCGCGCACGCCTACGTCTACCGGGCCATGCCCGAGGTCGGCGGCGTCGTCCACACCCACAGCACCTACGCCACCGCGTGGGCCGCCCGCGGCGAGGCGATTGCCTGCCACCTCACCGCACAGGCCGACGAGTTCGGCGGAGAGATACCGATCGGTCCGTTCGCGCTGATCGGCGGCGACGACATCGGCAAGGGCATCGTCTCGACGCTGACCGGACACCGTTCGCCCGCCGTGCTCATGCGCAACCACGGCGTGTTCACCATCGGTCGGGACGCCCGGTCGGCCGTCAAGGCCGCGGTGATGTGTGAGGACGTCGCCCGTACGGCGCACCTGGCCCGCGCGCTCGGGCAGCCGCTGCCGATCGACCCGGCCGACATCGACGCGCTCTACGACCGCTACCAGAACGTCTACGGCCAACGGGCGGCGTCGCCGACGACGACCTAG
- a CDS encoding ABC transporter substrate-binding protein — protein MRGTKRFRLARPVAAALGAVLLVGGLAACGNSDTGGAADDGKITLGFSQVGAESGWRTANTTSVKEAAAAADIELKFDDAQQKQENQIKAIRNFIQQKVDVIAFSPVVESGWDTVLKEAKDADIPVILTDRAVDSADKSLYKTFLGSDFVKEGRLSGEWLLEQTKSATGPVNIVELQGTTGSAPANDRKKGFAEAIAANPNLSIVASQSGDFTRAGGKQVMEQFLKANPKIDVLFAHNDDMGLGALEAITAAGKVPGKDIIIITIDAVRDGMQALADGKFNFIAECSPLLGPQLMDLAKKVHAGEEVPPRIETEETTFTQEQAKEALPNRKY, from the coding sequence ATGAGAGGCACGAAGAGGTTCCGCCTGGCCCGACCTGTCGCCGCGGCGCTCGGCGCCGTACTGCTCGTCGGCGGCCTGGCCGCCTGCGGCAACAGCGACACCGGCGGGGCCGCCGACGACGGCAAGATCACCCTGGGCTTCTCCCAGGTCGGCGCGGAGAGCGGCTGGCGTACGGCGAACACCACCTCCGTCAAGGAGGCGGCCGCCGCCGCGGACATCGAGCTGAAGTTCGACGACGCCCAGCAGAAGCAGGAGAACCAGATCAAGGCCATCCGCAACTTCATCCAGCAGAAGGTCGACGTGATCGCCTTCTCGCCGGTGGTGGAGTCCGGCTGGGACACCGTGCTCAAGGAGGCCAAGGACGCCGACATCCCGGTCATCCTGACCGACCGGGCCGTCGACTCGGCCGACAAGTCGCTGTACAAGACCTTCCTCGGCTCGGACTTCGTCAAGGAGGGCCGGCTGTCGGGCGAGTGGCTGCTGGAGCAGACCAAGTCCGCCACCGGGCCGGTGAACATCGTCGAACTCCAGGGCACCACCGGATCGGCGCCGGCCAACGACCGCAAGAAGGGCTTCGCCGAGGCGATCGCCGCCAACCCGAACCTGTCGATCGTCGCCTCCCAGTCGGGTGACTTCACCCGGGCCGGCGGCAAGCAGGTCATGGAGCAGTTCCTCAAGGCCAACCCGAAGATCGACGTGCTGTTCGCGCACAACGACGACATGGGCCTGGGCGCCCTGGAGGCGATCACCGCCGCCGGCAAGGTGCCCGGCAAGGACATCATCATCATCACCATCGACGCCGTACGCGACGGCATGCAGGCCCTGGCGGACGGCAAGTTCAACTTCATCGCGGAGTGCAGCCCGCTGCTCGGCCCACAGCTGATGGACCTGGCCAAGAAGGTCCACGCCGGCGAGGAGGTGCCGCCCCGGATCGAGACCGAGGAGACCACCTTCACCCAGGAGCAGGCGAAGGAAGCCCTGCCCAACCGCAAGTACTGA
- a CDS encoding sugar ABC transporter ATP-binding protein — protein MTDSRPVLTMTGISKSFPGVRALHDVDFRLFPGEVHALMGENGAGKSTLIKVLTGVYGIDEGTITLDGEQVAFSGPMQATAGGVSTVYQEVNLCTNLSVAENIFIGREPRRFGAVRWGEVRRRARALLARLEIDIDVTAPLGTYSLAVQQMVAIARAIDVQARVLILDEPTSSLDAGEVAQLFRIMRQLRDEGIALLFVTHFLDQVYGIADRITVLRNGRLVGEYPTADLPQLTLVEKMIGKELDVLERLEEQPRRDVAALESGTPFVEVADLGRKGAVEPFSLTIHAGEVVGLAGLLGSGRTEAARLLFGADRADHGHTSVSGRRAALRNPVHAIGHGIGFCSENRRAEGIIADLSVRENMILAMQAARGWLRPIPRRRQDELVDRYVKALSIRPADPELPVRNLSGGNQQKVLLARWLITEPRLLILDEPTRGIDIGAKAEIQKLVVQLSDGGMAVLYISAELEEVLRLSHKVVVMRDREMVAQLTNDDTVDADRVMQTIASGSRREEATR, from the coding sequence ATGACGGATAGCCGTCCGGTCCTGACGATGACCGGGATCAGTAAGTCCTTCCCCGGGGTACGCGCACTCCACGACGTCGACTTCCGGCTCTTCCCGGGCGAGGTACACGCCCTGATGGGGGAGAACGGTGCCGGCAAGTCGACCCTGATCAAGGTGTTGACCGGGGTCTACGGCATCGACGAGGGCACCATCACCCTCGACGGGGAGCAGGTGGCCTTCAGCGGGCCGATGCAGGCGACCGCCGGCGGCGTCAGCACCGTCTATCAGGAGGTCAACCTCTGCACCAACCTGTCGGTGGCGGAGAACATCTTCATCGGCCGTGAACCCCGTCGGTTCGGCGCCGTCCGGTGGGGCGAGGTCCGCCGCCGGGCCCGGGCCCTGCTCGCCCGCCTGGAGATCGACATCGACGTCACCGCGCCGCTGGGGACGTACTCGCTGGCCGTGCAGCAGATGGTCGCGATCGCGCGGGCGATCGACGTACAGGCACGGGTGCTGATCCTGGACGAACCGACGTCCAGCCTGGACGCCGGGGAGGTCGCGCAACTGTTCCGCATCATGCGCCAGTTGCGGGACGAGGGCATCGCCCTGCTGTTCGTGACCCACTTCCTCGACCAGGTGTACGGCATCGCCGACCGCATCACCGTGCTGCGCAACGGCCGGCTCGTCGGCGAGTACCCGACCGCGGACCTGCCCCAGCTCACCCTGGTCGAAAAGATGATCGGCAAGGAACTCGACGTTCTCGAGCGGCTCGAGGAACAGCCGCGCCGCGACGTGGCCGCGCTGGAGAGCGGGACCCCGTTCGTGGAGGTGGCCGACCTCGGCCGCAAGGGCGCGGTCGAGCCGTTCAGCCTCACCATCCACGCCGGCGAGGTGGTCGGTCTGGCCGGCCTGCTCGGCTCCGGCCGTACGGAGGCGGCGCGCCTGCTCTTCGGCGCCGACCGCGCCGACCACGGCCACACCTCGGTCAGCGGCCGGCGGGCCGCGCTGCGCAACCCCGTCCACGCCATCGGCCACGGCATCGGCTTCTGCTCGGAGAACCGTCGGGCGGAGGGCATCATCGCCGACCTGTCGGTCCGCGAGAACATGATCCTCGCGATGCAGGCGGCGCGCGGCTGGCTCCGGCCGATCCCGCGCCGCCGCCAGGACGAACTGGTCGACCGGTACGTCAAGGCGCTGAGCATCCGGCCAGCCGACCCGGAGTTGCCGGTCCGCAACCTGTCCGGCGGCAACCAGCAGAAGGTGCTCCTGGCCCGCTGGCTGATCACCGAGCCCCGGCTGCTGATTCTCGACGAACCCACCCGGGGCATCGACATCGGTGCGAAGGCCGAGATCCAGAAGCTGGTGGTGCAGCTCTCCGACGGCGGCATGGCCGTGCTGTACATCTCCGCCGAACTGGAGGAGGTGCTGCGGCTGAGCCACAAGGTCGTGGTCATGCGCGACCGGGAGATGGTCGCCCAGCTCACCAACGACGACACCGTCGACGCCGACCGCGTCATGCAGACCATCGCCAGCGGATCGCGGCGGGAGGAGGCGACCCGATGA
- a CDS encoding ABC transporter permease produces the protein MNDVRSRYRALIGHRLFWPAAVLVLMLAANTIYRPGFLAIEVKDGHLYGTPIDILRLSAPLILVALGMTLVISTGGIDLSVGSLCAISGAVACVYISGQSDQNSLVTVLTALALALGVALALGAWNGVLVAVIGIQPIIATLILMVAGRGLAQLITEGQIVTVNSGPYRAIGLGHLLTLPLAIFIALAAALLVAVFTRRTALGMIIESVGGNAEASRLAGIRSGRVIFLVYVISAGCAAVAGFMMTANVSSADGNAAGLWVELDAILAVVIGGTSLAGGRFFLSGTILGALIIQTLTTSVYAMNISPQTALLFKAVVVIAVCLVQAPAFRAKFSRRRNTTPPRPTAPKRQKEQVPA, from the coding sequence ATGAACGACGTCCGCAGCCGCTACCGGGCGCTGATCGGGCACCGGCTGTTCTGGCCGGCCGCCGTACTGGTGCTCATGCTGGCCGCCAACACGATCTACCGCCCCGGGTTCCTGGCGATCGAGGTCAAGGACGGCCACCTGTACGGCACCCCGATCGACATCCTGCGGTTGAGCGCGCCGCTGATCCTCGTCGCCCTGGGCATGACCCTGGTCATCTCGACCGGCGGCATCGACCTGTCGGTCGGCTCGCTGTGCGCCATCAGCGGCGCCGTCGCCTGCGTCTACATCAGCGGCCAATCCGACCAGAACAGTCTCGTCACCGTCCTGACCGCGCTGGCCCTGGCCCTCGGGGTCGCGCTGGCGCTCGGTGCGTGGAACGGCGTTCTGGTCGCCGTCATCGGCATCCAACCGATCATCGCCACCCTGATCCTGATGGTGGCCGGCCGGGGCCTCGCGCAGCTGATCACCGAGGGGCAGATCGTCACGGTCAACTCCGGGCCCTACCGGGCGATCGGGCTCGGCCACCTCCTCACCCTGCCGCTGGCGATCTTCATCGCGCTCGCGGCGGCCCTGCTCGTGGCGGTGTTCACCCGCCGCACAGCCCTTGGCATGATCATCGAATCGGTCGGCGGCAACGCCGAGGCCAGCCGGCTCGCCGGCATCCGCTCCGGCCGGGTGATCTTCCTGGTGTACGTGATCAGCGCCGGCTGCGCGGCAGTGGCCGGGTTCATGATGACGGCCAACGTCTCCAGCGCCGACGGTAACGCCGCCGGGCTGTGGGTGGAACTCGACGCGATCCTGGCCGTCGTCATCGGCGGTACGTCGCTGGCCGGCGGCCGGTTCTTCCTCAGCGGGACGATCCTCGGCGCGCTGATCATCCAGACCCTGACCACCTCGGTGTACGCCATGAACATCTCGCCGCAGACCGCCCTGCTGTTCAAGGCGGTCGTCGTCATCGCCGTCTGCCTCGTCCAGGCACCGGCCTTCCGCGCGAAGTTCAGCCGACGCCGCAACACCACCCCGCCCCGGCCGACGGCCCCGAAGCGGCAGAAGGAGCAGGTGCCGGCATGA
- the yjfF gene encoding galactofuranose ABC transporter, permease protein YjfF yields MTSSTLTTGRPRLRLPHRHVPVLATLALLLVMYGIGVSQYRAFSNVQVVFNIFIDNGFLLVVAVGMTFVILTGGIDLSVGSVVAMTAMVSAWLLEGGLPALPVLVIALLIGPTLGFLMGCAIHFFEIQPFIVTLAGMFFARGMCTFISDRSIPITDGFWTAMSQERIGDPRGNFVSISVLIAFVVVLVAAWVLAYTRFGRNVYAIGGNPQSALLMGLPVGRARIAVYTISGLCSAIGGILLSFYTLSGAPLIAVGMELDVIAAVVIGGTVLTGGSGYVFGTVLGVLVLGVIQTLITFDGSLNSWWTKIVIGGLLFAFILLQRLIGIRLK; encoded by the coding sequence ATGACGAGTTCGACCCTGACCACCGGCCGCCCCCGGCTCCGGCTGCCCCACCGGCACGTACCGGTCCTGGCCACCCTGGCCCTGCTGCTGGTCATGTACGGCATCGGGGTGTCCCAGTACCGGGCGTTCTCCAACGTCCAGGTCGTCTTCAACATCTTCATCGACAACGGGTTCCTGCTCGTCGTCGCGGTCGGGATGACCTTCGTGATCCTCACCGGTGGCATCGACCTGTCCGTCGGCTCGGTCGTGGCCATGACGGCGATGGTCTCGGCGTGGCTGCTCGAAGGTGGCCTGCCCGCGTTGCCGGTGCTGGTCATCGCGCTGCTCATCGGCCCGACGCTGGGGTTCCTGATGGGCTGCGCCATCCACTTCTTCGAGATCCAGCCGTTCATCGTCACCCTCGCCGGGATGTTCTTCGCCCGCGGGATGTGCACCTTCATCAGCGACCGGTCGATCCCCATCACCGACGGCTTCTGGACCGCCATGTCCCAGGAGCGCATCGGCGACCCCCGGGGCAACTTCGTGTCGATCAGCGTGCTCATCGCGTTCGTCGTCGTGCTCGTCGCGGCCTGGGTCCTGGCCTACACCCGCTTCGGCCGCAACGTGTACGCGATCGGTGGCAACCCCCAGTCGGCGCTGCTGATGGGGCTGCCGGTGGGCCGTGCCCGGATCGCCGTCTACACCATCAGCGGTCTGTGCTCGGCGATCGGCGGCATCCTGCTGTCCTTCTACACCCTGTCCGGTGCGCCGCTGATCGCCGTCGGCATGGAACTCGACGTGATCGCCGCCGTCGTCATCGGCGGCACCGTCCTGACCGGCGGATCAGGGTACGTCTTCGGGACCGTACTCGGGGTGCTCGTCCTGGGCGTGATCCAAACCCTGATCACCTTCGACGGCAGCCTCAACTCCTGGTGGACCAAGATCGTGATCGGCGGGCTGCTCTTCGCCTTCATCCTCCTGCAACGCCTCATCGGCATCCGGTTGAAATGA
- the araA gene encoding L-arabinose isomerase, translating into MAPHPEPEVWFLTGSQAMYGEDTLRQVAEQSRQIAALLDDSPHIPARVVWKPVLTTSADILRVCRDAAVQGAVGVIAWMHTFSPAKMWIGGLDALNTPLLHLHTQANVRLPWDEIDMDFMNLNQAAHGDREFGFIQTRLGVARKTVAGHVTDPRVVARVGAWTRAALGWSAMRSLRLARFGDNMRDVAVTEGDKVEAELRFGVSVNTYGVNDLVKVVGEVTDAQIDDLVKEYDDTYRVVAQLRPGGDRHDSLRYAARLEIGLRTFLDAGGFRAFTTNFEDLGGLRQLPGIAVQRLMADGYGFGGEGDWKTSVLVRTLKAMAVGVEGGTSFMEDYTYDLSPGQELVLGAHMLEVCPTIAGDVPNVEIHPLSIGGREDPVRLVFDAAPGPAVVLGLADMGERFRLVANEVDVVAPPQPLRQLPVARAVWRPRPHLPGSAEAWITAGAPHHTVLSQAVGVEELHDLAEMSRTELVVIDTDTDQRRFANELRWNQAYYRLARGF; encoded by the coding sequence ATGGCACCCCACCCTGAACCCGAGGTCTGGTTCCTCACCGGCAGCCAGGCCATGTACGGCGAGGACACCCTGCGCCAGGTCGCCGAACAGTCCCGGCAGATCGCCGCGCTGCTCGACGACTCGCCGCACATCCCCGCCCGGGTGGTCTGGAAGCCGGTCCTGACCACCAGCGCCGACATCCTGCGCGTCTGCCGCGACGCGGCCGTACAGGGGGCGGTCGGGGTCATCGCCTGGATGCACACCTTCTCGCCGGCCAAGATGTGGATCGGCGGCCTCGACGCGCTGAACACACCGCTGCTGCACCTGCACACCCAGGCCAACGTCCGGCTGCCCTGGGACGAGATCGACATGGACTTCATGAACCTCAACCAGGCCGCCCACGGCGACCGGGAGTTCGGGTTCATCCAGACCCGCCTCGGCGTGGCCCGCAAGACCGTCGCGGGACACGTCACCGACCCGCGCGTCGTCGCCCGGGTCGGCGCCTGGACCCGGGCGGCGCTCGGCTGGTCGGCGATGCGGTCACTGCGACTGGCCCGTTTCGGCGACAACATGCGTGACGTCGCGGTGACCGAAGGGGACAAGGTCGAGGCCGAACTGCGCTTCGGTGTCTCGGTCAACACCTACGGCGTCAACGACCTGGTCAAGGTGGTCGGCGAGGTCACCGACGCGCAGATCGACGACCTCGTCAAGGAGTACGACGACACCTACCGGGTGGTCGCGCAACTGCGTCCCGGCGGCGACCGGCACGACTCGCTCCGCTACGCCGCCCGGCTGGAGATCGGACTGCGGACCTTCCTGGACGCCGGCGGGTTCAGGGCGTTCACCACCAACTTCGAGGACCTCGGTGGCCTGCGCCAACTGCCCGGCATCGCCGTACAACGGCTGATGGCCGACGGCTACGGCTTCGGCGGCGAGGGGGACTGGAAGACCTCGGTCCTGGTCCGGACCCTCAAGGCGATGGCCGTCGGCGTCGAGGGTGGAACGTCCTTCATGGAGGACTACACCTACGACCTCTCGCCCGGTCAGGAACTCGTCCTCGGCGCCCACATGCTCGAGGTCTGCCCCACCATCGCCGGTGACGTGCCCAACGTGGAGATCCATCCGCTGAGCATCGGCGGACGTGAGGACCCGGTCCGGCTCGTCTTCGACGCGGCACCCGGTCCGGCCGTGGTCCTCGGCCTGGCGGACATGGGGGAGCGGTTCCGGCTGGTGGCCAACGAGGTCGACGTCGTCGCGCCGCCGCAGCCGTTGCGGCAGCTGCCCGTGGCCCGCGCCGTCTGGCGGCCGCGCCCGCACCTGCCCGGCTCGGCCGAGGCGTGGATCACCGCCGGAGCCCCGCACCACACGGTCCTGTCGCAGGCGGTCGGTGTGGAGGAACTGCACGACCTCGCCGAGATGAGCCGGACCGAACTCGTCGTCATCGACACCGACACCGACCAGCGCCGGTTCGCGAACGAGTTGCGTTGGAACCAGGCCTACTACCGGCTGGCCCGCGGGTTCTGA
- a CDS encoding LacI family DNA-binding transcriptional regulator — MTDVARLAGVSHQTVSRVLNGHPNVREQTRLRVQAAIAEIGYRPNPAARALVTGRSRVIGVVAQNTTLYGPASLLAALEQEAAEAGFAVSVGSVRNLDHGSISAVVERHLAHRVAGIVLIAPVESAGEALERLPRDIPLVTIDGDPNRPVSLVTVDQVAGARQATRHLLEAGHRTVWHVSGPSDWFDSIGRIEGWREALRTAGAEVPPLVPADWSAAAGYRCGQMLARMPEVTAIFTANDHLALGVLRALHEHGRSVPAEISVVGFDDVPEAAYFIPPLTTVRPDFGAVARASLELLLTQIESGGDRALRQTIAPTLVVRDSVAPPPR; from the coding sequence ATGACGGACGTCGCCCGCCTGGCCGGAGTCTCGCACCAGACGGTGTCCCGGGTGCTCAACGGCCACCCCAACGTCCGCGAGCAGACCCGGCTGCGGGTGCAGGCCGCCATCGCCGAGATCGGCTACCGCCCCAACCCGGCGGCCCGCGCGTTGGTCACCGGCCGTTCGCGGGTGATCGGCGTCGTCGCGCAGAACACCACCCTCTACGGCCCGGCCTCGCTGCTCGCCGCACTGGAGCAGGAGGCCGCCGAGGCCGGCTTCGCCGTCAGCGTCGGCAGCGTACGCAACCTCGACCATGGCTCGATCTCGGCCGTGGTCGAGCGGCATCTGGCCCACCGGGTCGCCGGCATCGTCCTGATCGCCCCGGTCGAGTCGGCCGGGGAGGCGCTGGAACGGCTGCCCAGGGACATCCCGCTGGTCACCATCGACGGTGACCCGAACCGGCCGGTGTCGCTGGTGACGGTCGACCAGGTCGCCGGCGCCCGGCAGGCCACCCGGCACCTGCTCGAGGCGGGACACCGTACCGTCTGGCACGTGTCCGGGCCGTCCGACTGGTTCGACAGCATCGGCCGCATCGAGGGCTGGCGGGAGGCACTGCGCACGGCGGGAGCCGAGGTGCCGCCGCTCGTACCGGCGGACTGGTCCGCGGCGGCCGGGTACCGGTGCGGGCAGATGCTGGCCCGGATGCCGGAAGTCACCGCGATCTTCACCGCCAACGACCATCTCGCGCTCGGCGTACTGCGTGCGCTGCACGAGCACGGCCGGAGCGTGCCGGCCGAGATCAGCGTGGTCGGCTTCGACGACGTGCCGGAGGCCGCGTACTTCATTCCGCCGCTGACAACGGTCCGCCCGGACTTCGGCGCGGTGGCGAGGGCGAGTCTCGAACTGCTGCTGACCCAGATCGAGTCCGGCGGCGACCGCGCGCTGCGCCAGACCATCGCACCGACGCTGGTCGTCCGCGACAGCGTCGCCCCGCCGCCCCGCTGA